A window of the Camelus ferus isolate YT-003-E chromosome 22, BCGSAC_Cfer_1.0, whole genome shotgun sequence genome harbors these coding sequences:
- the WIZ gene encoding protein Wiz isoform X8 — MAASTAQCRVTKAESKAAAGPRAGGARERAPAGAPQPSPPSPGPAALPAPPPPPPPPPPPPPPRDGPKAEPEPGPGPAPAPGLGSEENAMVAMDLGSPPLPKKSLPVPGPLEQVANRLSSKVVTEVPHSSKQELPDLKAQSLTTCEVCGACFETRKGLSSHARSHLRQLGVAESESSGAPIDLLYELVKQKGLPDTPLGLPPGLTKKSSSPKEVVAGAPRPGLLALAKPLDAPAVNKAIKSPPGFSTKGLAHPPSSPLLKKASLALAGSPTPKNPEDKSPQLSLSPRPASPKAQWPQSEDEGPLNLTSGPEPARDIRCEFCGEFFENRKGLSSHARSHLRQMGVTEWYVNGSPIDTLREILKRRTQSRPGGPPNPSGPSPKALAKVVGSGGPGSSLETRSPADLHLSPLAKKLPPPPGSPLGHSPTASPPPTARKMFSGLSSPSLPKKLKPEQMRVEIKREMLPGALHGEPHPSEGPWVAPREDMTPLNLSSRAEPVRDIRCEFCGEFFENRKGLSSHARSHLRQMGVTEWSVNGSPIDTLREILKKKSKPCLIKKEPPAGDLAPALAEDGPPTVAPGPMQAPLPLAPMAGRPGKPGAGPAQVPRELSLAPITGAKPSATGYLSSVAAKRPLQEDRLLPAEVKAKTYIQTELPFKAKTLHEKTSHSSTEACCELCGLYFENRKALASHARAHLRQFGVTEWCVNGSPIETLSEWIKHRPQKVGAYRSYIQGGRPFTKKFRSAGHGRDGDKRPPLGLAPGGLAVVGRSAGGEPGPEAGRAADSGERPLAASPPGTVKAEEHQRQNINKFERRQARPPDTSAARGSEEANDLQQKLEEVRQPPPRVRPVPSLVPRPPQTSLVKFVGNIYTLKCRFCEVEFQGPLSIQEEWVRHLQRHILEMNFSKVDPPPEEPQAPQAQTAATEAP; from the exons ATGGCCGCCTCCACCGCCCAGTGCCGAGTGACAAAAGCGGAGAGCAAGGCGGCGGCGGGGCCGCGCGCGGGGGGCGCCCGGGAGCGCGCGCCCGCGGGGgcgccccagcccagccccccgAGCCCGGGCCCCGCGGCTCttcccgcgccgccgccgccgcccccacccccgccgccgccgccgccgccgcgggacGGGCCCAAGGCCGAGCCGGAGCCGGGGCCCGGGCCCGCGCCCGCGCCGG GCCTGGGTTCTGAGGAAAACGCAATGGTGGCCATGGACTTGGGCTCCCCCCCGCTCCCCAAGAAGAGCCTGCCTGTCCCTGGGCCCCTGGAGCAGGTGGCCAATCGGCTGAGCAGCAAAGTGGTTACAGAGGTTCCTCATAGCAGTAAGCAGGAGCTGCCAGACCTCAAGG CCCAGAGCCTGACCACCTGTGAGGTCTGCGGTGCCTGCTTCGAGACACGCAAGGGCCTGTCCAGCCACGCGCGCTCCCACCTGCGGCAGCTGGGGGTGGCTGAGTCGGAGAGCAGCGGCGCTCCCATCGACCTCCTCTACGAGCTTGTGAAGCAGAAGGGCCTGCCCGACACACCCCTTGGGCTGCCCCCAGGCCTGACTAAGAAGTCCAGCTCACCGAAGGAAGTGGTCGCTGGGGCCCCGAGACCCGGCCTGCTTGCCCTGGCCAAGCCCCTTGATGCCCCTGCTGTCAACAAGGCCATCAAGTCTCCTCCCGGCTTCTCAACCAAGGGCCTTGCCCACCCGCCCAGCTCCCCACTCCTCAAGAAGGCATCACTGGCCCTGGCGGGCTCCCCTACCCCCAAGAATCCTGAGGACAAGAGCCCCCAGCTATCCCTGAGCCCCCGGCCGGCCTCCCCAAAGGCACAGTGGCCCCAGTCTGAGGATGAGGGGCCCCTGAACCTCA CCTCGGGCCCAGAGCCAGCACGTGACATCCGCTGCGAGTTCTGTGGCGAGTTCTTCGAGAACCGAAAGGGCCTGTCGAGCCATGCACGCTCTCACCTGCGGCAAATGGGCGTGACCGAGTGGTACGTCAATGGCTCGCCCATCGACACGCTGCGGGAGATCCTCAAGAGACGGACCCAGTCCCGGCCTGGCGGACCCCCAAACCCATCAGGGCCTAGTCCCAAAGCCCTGGCCAAGGTGGTGGGCAGCGGAGGTCCTGGCAGCTCGCTGGAAACCCGCAGTCCCGCGGACCTTCACCTCTCACCCCTGGCCAAGAAGTTGCCGCCACCACCAGGCAGCCCCCTGGGCCACTCACCaactgcctctcctcctcccacggCCCGGAAGATGTTCTCAggcctctcctcaccctccctgcCCAAGAAGCTGAAGCCTGAACAAATGCGGGTGGAGATCAAACGGGAGATGCTGCCGGGGGCCCTTCATGGGGAGCCACACCCATCCGAGGGTCCCTGGGTGGCACCTCGGGAAGACATGACCCCCCTGAACCTGT CATCCCGGGCAGAGCCAGTGCGTGACATCCGCTGTGAGTTCTGTGGCGAGTTTTTCGAGAACCGAAAGGGCTTGTCGAGCCATGCCCGTTCCCACCTGCGGCAGATGGGCGTGACCGAGTGGTCTGTCAACGGCTCACCCATCGACACGCTGCGGGAGATCCTCAAGAAGAAGTCCAAGCCATGCCTCATCAAGAAGGAACCACCAGCCGGAGACCTGGCCCCTGCCTTGGCTGAGGATGGGCCCCCCACGGTGGCCCCTGGGCCCATGCAGGCACCCCTGCCACTGGCGCCAATGGCTGGCCGGCCGGGCAAACCAGGAGCTGGGCCAGCCCAGGTTCCCCGCGAGCTCAGCCTGGCACCCATCACTGGTGCCAAGCCTTCAGCCACCGGCTATTTGAGCTCAGTGGCAGCCAAGAGGCCCCTGCAGGAGGACCGCCTCCTCCCAGCAGAGGTCAAGGCCAAGACCTACATCCAGACTGAACTGCCCTTCAAGGCAAAGACCCTCCATGAGAAGACCTCCCACTCCT ccacTGAGGCCTGCTGCGAGCTGTGTGGCCTTTACTTCGAAAACCGCAAGGCCCTGGCCAGTCACGCACGGGCTCACCTACGGCAGTTCGGCGTGACCGAGTGGTGCGTGAACGGCTCACCCATCGAGACACTGAGTGAGTGGATCAAGCACCGGCCCCAGAAGGTGGGCGCCTACCGCAGCTACATCCAGGGCGGCCGTCCCTTCACCAAGAAGTTTCGCAGTGCCGGCCATGGCCGCGATGGCGACAAGCGGCCGCCCCTGGGGCTGGCACCTGGGGGCCTGGCCGTGGTGGGCCGCAGTGCTGGGGGTGAGCCAGGGCCTGAGGCTGGCCGGGCAGCTGACAGTGGTGAGCGGCCTCTGGCAGCCAGCCCGCCAGGCACTGTGAAGGCTGAAGAGCACCAGCGGCAGAACATCAACA AATTTGAGCGCCGGCAAGCCCGCCCTCCAGACACCTCTGCGGCCCGGGGCAGTGAGGAGGCCAATGACCTacagcagaagctggaggaggtgCGGCAACCTCCGCCCCGGGTCCGGCCCGTCCCCTCCCTGGTGCCCCGGCCCCCCCAGACATCACTTGTCAAGTTTGTTGGCAACATCTACACCCTCAAGTGCAG GTTCTGTGAGGTGGAATTCCAGGGGCCCCTCTCCATCCAGGAGGAGTGGGTGCGGCACTTACAGCGGCACATCCTAGAGATGAATTTCTCCAAAGTGGACCCTCCGCCTGAGGAGCCTCAGGCCCCGCAGGCACAGACAGCGGCGACAGAGGCACCCTAA